The Pyxicephalus adspersus unplaced genomic scaffold, UCB_Pads_2.0 Sca6521, whole genome shotgun sequence genome includes a window with the following:
- the LOC140321516 gene encoding ankyrin repeat and SOCS box protein 1-like: protein FFLTRTFFSPLLFRYGADVDVDHQLSCTLGSSPRCLTSLTCTPLYISAAYDNLSCFRLLLQAGANPDYNSWSTVCETNFSRASPTCLLEAVLRHGCDQLFVQLLIDYGANLNLVRKEPSVEENSRRKLNPEAVKLFREARRES from the coding sequence TTCTTTCTtacaagaacttttttttccccccttcttttCAGATACGGTGCAGATGTTGATGTTGACCACCAGCTGTCATGTACTTTGGGATCTTCCCCACGATGTCTGACATCTTTGACATGCACACCACTGTATATTAGTGCAGCTTACGATAATTTGTCTTGCTTCCGTCTCCTGCTTCAGGCTGGTGCCAACCCCGACTATAACAGTTGGAGTACAGTATGCGAAACAAACTTTTCACGAGCATCTCCAACTTGTCTGTTGGAAGCAGTTCTCAGGCATGGATGTGATCAACTGTTTGTTCAACTGCTGATTGACTACGGGGCAAATCTTAATCTTGTGCGAAAGGAGCCGAGTGTTGAGGAAAACTCCAGGAGAAAATTAAACCCAGAGGCCGTGAAACTCTTTAGAGAGGCAAGACGTGAGTCCTGA